The DNA window tatagtaaaacatttttaaatgtttaaacatcataaaataaaaagaatatatgcattttttgctttcattgtttttactattgggggcaccatcactttcttttttttttcgtttcaaGAACTTAGTTTCAAAAACTATCacaaatctgcagctgtcaatttaatgacactactgccaccatacccGCCTAATGTATTAAAAGGGTGCGTCTCACGGCCCTCAGGGCCCAGAGGTGGCAAACATAGAACTTTTGGCAGCCCTCTAGCGGGCGCCTGGATGATCTGCGAGACCTCGTGGGCTAGTCCCTAAATAACAGCTATCTCAACCCAGAAACCAGATATCTGTCTGCAGGTTTACATCTTGTGGGAATATCCTTCTGTGTTTATGTTCTGGTGACATCAACTGTTCTCCACTCTTTTCTTGCTTTGCAGGAGGAAGCTGTGCCTCAGTGAACTACTAATCAAACAAATCACTGAGAATAAAGTGGATATGCATGTAAGTCTTTTGGACACCTGAGATTAGCGATGTGTCAGGTGcaatatataaaacataataaCAAAACATGTAACGTAATAAATGCACAAAATTAGGCAATTATAAAGCTTTTATGAAACTGAGTTTGGTTCACGTTTTGTTATATTTGCAGTTAAATTATTAATTTGTGCAGTGAAACGtttgaaatatgaaacaaaagaaTGGTTTCGTAACAGAATATATGCAGAAAACACTCTGTATTCAACTCATCTTATCTTTAATGCAGAGTCTGTTACTTCAGGTGTTGCCTTCTTATTCCATGAAGTCTGAAAAGAGAGGCACCTGCCTGATCATCAACAACGAGAACTTCAGGAGTATGAAAAAGAGAGAGGGGACTATGATGGATGAGGGTCAGCATTAATCGCTGGAGCTCAATTGAATACAACTCCAGGTGACTCCTGTCTGTCTCCcaccagagtgtgtgtttgctgtcttTGAGTGGCTGAACTTTGAGGTCAAGGTTCACAGAGACTGCGACAGGAGAACCATTCTTTCGATCATCAAAGAGACGGCAGCAGAAGATCACAGTCAGGTGGACAGTCTGGTCTGCATGGTCTTCAGCCATGGGGATGAGGGTCGTGTGTTCGGGGTGGATGGTCGGGCCGTCATGCTCCAGGAGCTAACAGCTCCCTTCACTGGATCCAAGTGTCCGAGCTTGGCTGGGAAGCCCAAGATGTTCTTCATCCAGGCCTGTCAGGGAGAGAAGAACAATGATCCTGTCACCATCGAGGCAGACAGTGGGGTCGTCAGTGATGCTGTGAAACCCCCCACCATCCCTTCTGAATCAGACTTCCTGCTGGCAAAGTCTACCGTCCCGACTTTCTATTCCTACAGAAATGTGGAGCAGGGGTCCTGGTTCATTCAGTCGTTGTGTGGACAGGTCTTCATCCTGGTGCCTAGGTAAGTCACAAAATCACCCAGGAACCATCCAGAACTGAGCCCAGGTGCATGTGGCTAATATGATAAACCTGCTGCAACATGGCTGAGACTCACTTAGACCTGGTCCCTGTCAATGGTCGCTCCTCCACTGGTCATGTTCCTCTCACTAGACAGAGCatcatgactgacagctgaaCTCTTTGATGGTTTCAGTCCAGCTGactctgttttgtttattgtcaCAGGACAGTCGACCTTCTGTCTATTCTGACAAAGGTCaatgaagatgtcagtgaaaaGGATGTTGGCTCACGGAAACAAATGCCGGAATTTGTCTCCTCCCTAAGAAAGAAAGTGGTCTTTCCCAACCCCAATGCTCCAGTTCAGCCACAAACCTC is part of the Synchiropus splendidus isolate RoL2022-P1 chromosome 10, RoL_Sspl_1.0, whole genome shotgun sequence genome and encodes:
- the LOC128765749 gene encoding caspase-like encodes the protein MDTSLQTRGALRTGEDREEEAPLGEDHGGLIRAQRSEPLTPSAPGQVLDSSSRSLQHLRRKLCLSELLIKQITENKVDMHSLLLQVLPSYSMKSEKRGTCLIINNENFRSMKKREGTMMDEECVFAVFEWLNFEVKVHRDCDRRTILSIIKETAAEDHSQVDSLVCMVFSHGDEGRVFGVDGRAVMLQELTAPFTGSKCPSLAGKPKMFFIQACQGEKNNDPVTIEADSGVVSDAVKPPTIPSESDFLLAKSTVPTFYSYRNVEQGSWFIQSLCGQVFILVPRTVDLLSILTKVNEDVSEKDVGSRKQMPEFVSSLRKKVVFPNPNAPVQPQTSPLDLSPRPEQTTYSFYKPPLPSTISSPVKPQPQQATSSLYKPPLPSTISSPVKPQPQQTTYSLYKPPLPSTISSPVKPQPLSSKETRALQTSSPNKPVPSQTYVTECVKRALLNGGLPVVAAFGPGLCVPTGPEGNKDGTF